In Leptolyngbya sp. SIO1E4, one DNA window encodes the following:
- a CDS encoding M48 family metallopeptidase, which yields MPDYPGISRDAFRHPLDKQAEEALRSVPGFDMVARKFVEFIYERPQFVYLMGNSIQVGPQQYSTLYHMFRECVQALDVHPEPTLFVAQNPLVNSYSLGEENPCVVVNTGLLDLLSDEEIRTVMAHELGHIKCGHTTLTQMAMWAMNTAAVIGELTFGIGNVISSGLIYAFYEWRRMAELSSDRAALLVTDNWQLVGQTMMRVAGGSHRFAHEVDFRAFEKQAETYQNLDEDGLSQVYKFLLYNGGQGPMLSHPFPVDRLYYLKTWANSDEYYRIKAGNYARSPAEGAVDVNSQPATSEVDRLRQELTDLQQELDRLRRRGRGDN from the coding sequence ATGCCTGACTATCCTGGAATTAGCCGCGACGCCTTTCGCCACCCCCTCGACAAACAGGCAGAAGAAGCCTTGCGGAGCGTGCCTGGCTTCGATATGGTGGCGCGCAAGTTTGTCGAATTTATATACGAGCGCCCACAGTTCGTTTACCTGATGGGCAATTCTATTCAAGTTGGGCCGCAACAGTATTCGACGCTTTATCACATGTTTCGGGAGTGCGTGCAGGCGCTGGATGTTCATCCTGAACCCACGCTGTTTGTGGCTCAAAACCCCTTGGTAAACAGCTATTCTTTGGGAGAAGAGAATCCTTGTGTTGTCGTCAATACAGGATTGCTGGATCTGCTGAGTGATGAAGAAATTCGAACGGTGATGGCCCATGAGTTAGGGCATATCAAATGTGGTCACACCACCCTCACCCAGATGGCCATGTGGGCCATGAATACTGCCGCCGTCATTGGCGAACTCACCTTTGGCATTGGCAACGTTATCAGCAGCGGCCTAATCTACGCTTTTTATGAGTGGCGACGTATGGCTGAGCTTTCCAGCGATCGCGCGGCCTTACTGGTGACAGATAACTGGCAACTTGTGGGCCAAACCATGATGCGTGTTGCTGGGGGCAGCCATCGCTTTGCCCACGAAGTAGATTTCAGAGCTTTTGAGAAGCAGGCCGAAACCTATCAGAACCTGGATGAAGACGGCCTGAGCCAGGTGTATAAGTTTCTGCTATACAACGGGGGACAAGGGCCGATGCTCAGCCATCCCTTTCCAGTAGATCGCCTCTACTATCTCAAAACCTGGGCTAACTCTGATGAATATTACCGGATTAAAGCGGGCAACTATGCGCGATCGCCCGCTGAAGGGGCCGTGGATGTCAACAGTCAACCTGCCACTAGCGAGGTAGATCGACTCCGTCAAGAACTGACAGACCTGCAACAAGAACTGGATCGCCTGCGGCGGCGGGGCAGGGGAGATAATTAA
- a CDS encoding type II toxin-antitoxin system VapC family toxin has translation MSSAILDASALLALINQESGATAVAETLPIALIGAVNFSEVAAKLITQGLPEDEIREIFSDLHLPVIPFDEQQALRTGLLRVKTKQFGLSLGDRACLALGLEMQCPVLTADRAWAELDIDVEIQVIR, from the coding sequence GTGAGTAGCGCCATTTTGGATGCCTCGGCATTGTTAGCCTTAATCAATCAGGAGTCGGGCGCGACTGCTGTAGCAGAGACGCTGCCGATAGCCCTAATAGGGGCAGTCAACTTTAGCGAGGTGGCCGCTAAGTTAATAACTCAGGGTCTGCCTGAAGATGAGATTCGGGAGATTTTTTCAGACTTGCATCTGCCTGTAATCCCTTTTGATGAACAACAAGCTTTGAGAACCGGATTACTGCGGGTTAAGACTAAGCAGTTCGGCTTATCTTTAGGGGATCGAGCTTGTTTGGCTCTAGGACTAGAGATGCAATGCCCGGTGCTGACAGCAGATCGAGCGTGGGCAGAACTTGACATTGATGTCGAGATTCAGGTGATTCGGTAA
- a CDS encoding aspartate aminotransferase family protein, giving the protein MSLKTLVQNPLNAFSSEKATEKTFDAVTFDGAVMKTYGRFPLALARGQGCRVWDTEGREYLDFVAGIATCTLGHGHPALVEAVTQQIQKLHHVSNLYYIPEQGELAQWLTQRSCADKAFFCNSGAEANEGAIKLARKYAHVQRGIDNPIILTANASFHGRTLATITATGQPKYQKNFSPLVPGFEYVPYNNFAALKTAIADLDADHPQVAAILLEPLQGEGGVNPGDHDYFQQVRRLCDETGILLILDEVQVGVGRTGKLWGYENLGIEPDVFTLAKGLGGGIPIGAMLCKSHCDVFEPGDHASTFGGNPFVCSVATAVCQTLIQENLLQNVQARGEALREGLGAISQQYPTVFAGVRGWGLINGLVLKPEAGITSIELVKAAMEQGLLLVPAGPQVVRLVPPLVVSAEEVQEALTRITQAIATLDDTSSLSSRD; this is encoded by the coding sequence GTGAGCTTAAAAACGCTGGTACAAAACCCCTTAAACGCTTTCTCTTCCGAGAAGGCGACTGAAAAAACTTTTGATGCTGTCACCTTTGATGGGGCAGTGATGAAAACCTATGGGCGTTTTCCGCTAGCGTTGGCTCGTGGACAAGGCTGCCGTGTGTGGGATACCGAGGGGCGAGAGTACCTGGATTTTGTGGCGGGCATTGCCACCTGCACCTTGGGGCATGGGCACCCCGCCTTGGTGGAGGCCGTGACTCAGCAGATTCAAAAGCTGCATCATGTTTCTAACCTCTATTACATTCCAGAACAAGGCGAACTGGCCCAGTGGTTGACTCAGCGATCGTGTGCTGACAAGGCGTTTTTCTGCAATTCTGGGGCAGAGGCCAATGAAGGGGCGATTAAACTGGCCCGCAAATATGCCCACGTTCAGCGAGGCATTGATAATCCGATCATTCTCACGGCCAATGCCAGCTTCCATGGACGCACCCTGGCAACGATCACAGCCACTGGTCAACCCAAATATCAAAAAAACTTTAGTCCACTCGTTCCTGGGTTTGAGTATGTTCCTTACAACAATTTTGCCGCTTTAAAAACCGCGATCGCAGACTTAGATGCTGATCATCCGCAGGTAGCAGCCATCCTGCTAGAGCCACTTCAGGGTGAGGGTGGGGTGAATCCAGGCGATCACGACTATTTTCAACAGGTGCGTCGCCTGTGTGATGAGACGGGTATTTTGCTCATTTTGGATGAAGTGCAGGTGGGGGTTGGGCGCACAGGCAAGCTCTGGGGCTACGAAAATCTAGGCATTGAGCCAGATGTTTTTACCTTAGCGAAGGGGTTAGGGGGCGGCATTCCTATCGGAGCCATGCTGTGTAAATCTCACTGCGATGTGTTTGAACCTGGCGACCACGCCAGCACCTTTGGTGGCAATCCCTTCGTCTGCAGCGTCGCGACTGCTGTGTGCCAAACTCTGATACAAGAAAACCTGTTGCAAAATGTCCAGGCCCGAGGCGAAGCTCTGCGTGAGGGGTTAGGGGCGATCTCGCAGCAGTATCCCACGGTGTTTGCGGGGGTACGGGGGTGGGGCCTGATCAATGGCCTGGTTCTCAAGCCGGAAGCAGGCATCACCTCTATCGAACTGGTTAAAGCAGCGATGGAGCAGGGCCTATTGCTGGTACCTGCAGGCCCGCAAGTCGTGCGATTGGTGCCTCCCCTTGTGGTCTCTGCTGAAGAGGTGCAGGAAGCGTTAACGCGGATTACGCAGGCAATTGCTACACTTGACGATACGTCCAGCTTATCCAGTAGAGACTGA
- a CDS encoding class I SAM-dependent methyltransferase encodes MPNSASPRPDIAYIPTPNDAVEALLDLAQVGADDLLYDLGSGDGRLLIRAAQRWGTRGVGIDIDPTQIAQAQANVDAAGVTDYITLRQENLYESDVRSATVVALYLLPHLNLRLRPRLWAQLRSGTRVISHQFDMGDWTPTQVLKLMPSEEESTLYLWVIP; translated from the coding sequence ATGCCCAATTCCGCTTCCCCCCGTCCAGATATTGCCTACATTCCTACCCCGAATGATGCGGTAGAGGCCCTGTTAGATCTGGCCCAGGTGGGGGCCGACGATCTGCTCTATGACCTTGGCAGTGGAGATGGCAGGCTATTGATCCGGGCGGCACAGCGATGGGGGACGCGGGGCGTTGGCATTGATATTGATCCCACTCAGATTGCTCAAGCGCAGGCCAATGTTGATGCCGCTGGGGTCACAGACTACATTACCCTGCGGCAGGAGAATTTATATGAAAGTGATGTGAGATCGGCCACGGTCGTCGCCCTGTACCTTTTGCCCCACCTAAATTTACGACTGCGACCACGCCTCTGGGCACAGCTGCGATCGGGAACTCGCGTTATCTCTCATCAGTTCGATATGGGCGATTGGACACCCACTCAAGTTCTTAAACTGATGCCTTCAGAAGAAGAGTCAACCCTCTATCTTTGGGTCATTCCTTAA
- a CDS encoding divergent PAP2 family protein, whose protein sequence is MQDIGDILQNRVLIVALAACLLAQILKVVFEFARHGKLNFRVLVETGGMPSSHSALVTSLSCGIGQTLGWASPAFAVTTVFAVIVMYDAAGVRQAAGQQAKILNQIIDELFREKPEFNEDRLKELLGHTPVQVIVGSVLGLAVSCLAAPAY, encoded by the coding sequence ATGCAAGACATCGGTGATATTTTGCAAAACCGAGTTCTCATCGTGGCTTTGGCAGCCTGTTTATTGGCTCAAATCCTGAAGGTGGTGTTTGAGTTTGCTCGCCACGGCAAACTCAATTTTCGAGTGTTAGTCGAAACCGGTGGCATGCCCAGTTCTCACTCCGCTTTGGTCACATCCCTATCCTGTGGGATTGGCCAAACGCTAGGGTGGGCTAGCCCAGCCTTTGCGGTCACGACGGTGTTTGCTGTCATTGTGATGTATGACGCGGCAGGCGTACGACAGGCAGCCGGTCAACAAGCAAAAATTCTGAATCAGATTATTGATGAGCTGTTCCGTGAGAAGCCTGAATTTAACGAAGATCGCCTTAAAGAACTGCTGGGCCATACACCTGTGCAGGTAATTGTGGGGTCTGTTCTGGGGTTAGCGGTATCTTGCCTGGCGGCCCCTGCCTATTAG
- a CDS encoding polyprenyl synthetase family protein — protein sequence MIHSTDTTSTSFDLTAYLCERKQRVEAALDTAVKVIYPETIYESMRYSLLAGGKRLRPILCLATCELLDGAEAMAMPTACALEMIHTMSLIHDDLPAMDNDDYRRGKPTNHKVYGDDVAILAGDALLTYAFEHIATQTRDVSPERVLKVVAAVGRAAGAPGLVGGQVLDLACEGDPNVTLETLNFIHTHKTGALLKVSVTSGAILAGANDQQVDALAQYAERIGLAFQIVDDVLDITATSEELGKSAGKDLQAQKATYPSLWGIEESRRQAQQLVEDAKGEVLTCFGQKAQPLVALADFIVARTH from the coding sequence ATGATCCACTCTACAGACACAACTTCTACCTCATTCGACTTGACCGCATACCTATGCGAGCGTAAACAGCGTGTCGAAGCCGCCTTAGACACCGCTGTGAAAGTCATCTATCCAGAGACTATTTATGAGTCGATGCGCTATTCGCTGCTGGCAGGTGGCAAACGGCTCCGCCCGATATTGTGTCTGGCTACTTGCGAATTGCTCGATGGTGCAGAGGCGATGGCGATGCCGACGGCCTGTGCCTTAGAAATGATTCACACCATGTCTCTCATCCATGATGACTTGCCTGCGATGGATAACGACGATTATCGTCGCGGTAAGCCCACTAACCACAAGGTTTATGGAGATGACGTCGCCATTCTGGCGGGCGATGCCTTGCTGACTTACGCCTTTGAACACATTGCCACTCAGACCCGTGACGTTTCCCCCGAACGAGTCCTTAAGGTTGTGGCAGCTGTGGGCAGAGCTGCCGGGGCACCGGGGCTCGTGGGCGGGCAAGTTCTTGACCTTGCCTGTGAAGGGGATCCAAATGTGACCCTAGAAACCCTCAATTTCATCCACACCCATAAGACTGGAGCACTGCTGAAAGTGTCCGTCACCTCTGGGGCGATATTGGCCGGTGCCAATGATCAGCAAGTAGATGCCTTAGCTCAATACGCTGAACGGATTGGGCTCGCATTCCAAATTGTGGACGATGTTTTAGACATCACAGCGACATCAGAGGAATTAGGCAAGTCTGCGGGCAAAGATCTGCAGGCTCAAAAAGCAACTTACCCTAGCCTCTGGGGCATTGAAGAGTCACGTCGGCAGGCACAGCAGTTGGTAGAAGACGCCAAAGGCGAGGTGCTTACCTGCTTTGGGCAAAAAGCCCAGCCGCTGGTAGCTCTAGCCGACTTCATTGTCGCGCGTACCCACTGA
- the folD gene encoding bifunctional methylenetetrahydrofolate dehydrogenase/methenyltetrahydrofolate cyclohydrolase FolD, with product MAQILDGKALAQKAQSTLAQKIKDGVPQVGRPPGLAVIMVGDNPASATYVRNKERACARIGITSFGQQLPEDTAQDYLLGVIADLNADNRVDGILLQLPVPAHLDSVALLNAIDPAKDVDGLHPVNMGRLLRGEMGLRSCTPLGIMRLLQAYEIPLEGKQAIVLGRSILVGKPMALMLLEANATVTMAHSRTRNLATLTQQADIVVAAIGRPKLITPDYVKPGAVVIDVGINRVDAENGKYRLVGDVDYEAVNPISAAITPVPGGVGPMTVSMLLHNTVLSYYNRASGLPHGGSALS from the coding sequence ATGGCTCAGATTCTGGATGGCAAGGCATTAGCGCAAAAAGCCCAGTCCACCTTGGCACAAAAAATCAAAGACGGGGTTCCTCAGGTCGGGCGTCCGCCTGGATTGGCCGTCATTATGGTTGGGGATAATCCAGCCAGTGCCACCTATGTCAGAAATAAAGAACGTGCGTGTGCTCGCATTGGTATTACCTCTTTTGGCCAGCAGTTACCGGAAGATACCGCTCAAGACTATTTACTGGGCGTAATCGCTGACTTAAATGCAGACAATCGTGTAGATGGCATTCTCCTACAGTTGCCCGTACCGGCACATTTAGATTCAGTGGCTTTGTTGAATGCGATTGATCCAGCTAAAGATGTTGACGGCTTACATCCGGTCAATATGGGACGGCTACTGCGGGGTGAAATGGGATTGCGCAGCTGCACTCCGCTAGGCATCATGCGTTTATTGCAAGCGTACGAGATTCCGCTAGAAGGCAAGCAGGCGATCGTGTTGGGGCGCAGTATCTTAGTGGGTAAACCCATGGCGCTAATGCTCCTGGAAGCCAATGCCACGGTCACGATGGCTCACTCCCGCACCCGTAACCTCGCGACCCTGACTCAGCAGGCTGATATTGTTGTCGCCGCCATTGGCCGCCCTAAACTCATCACGCCTGACTATGTGAAACCTGGAGCGGTGGTCATTGATGTGGGGATTAATCGCGTAGACGCCGAAAATGGCAAGTATCGCTTGGTCGGAGATGTAGACTATGAAGCGGTTAACCCGATCTCGGCTGCGATTACGCCTGTCCCTGGTGGCGTTGGCCCAATGACCGTTTCCATGCTGCTGCATAACACGGTGCTGAGCTATTACAATCGCGCTTCGGGATTACCCCACGGCGGTTCTGCTTTGTCTTGA